A portion of the Salmo trutta chromosome 1, fSalTru1.1, whole genome shotgun sequence genome contains these proteins:
- the abracl gene encoding costars family protein ABRACL: MNVQHEVSLLVGEIQRLGSKNADGQTCVKFGVLFNDDRCANIFEALVGTLRAAKRKKIIAFEGELLLQGVHDNVDITLLQE, from the exons ATGAACGTCCAACATGAAGTATCTCTGCTTGTTGGCGAGATCCAACGGCTTGGCAGTAAAA ATGCAGATGGACAAACTTGTGTAAAATTTGGTGTCCTGTTCAATGACGATAGGTGCGCAAATATCTTTGAGGCTTTGGTTGGGACTCTGAGGGCTGCCAAGAGGAAGAAGATCATCGCATTTGAAGGGGAGCTGCTCCTGCAAGGTGTCCATGACAATGTTGACATCACACTCCTACAAGAATGA